From Salvelinus namaycush isolate Seneca chromosome 2, SaNama_1.0, whole genome shotgun sequence, one genomic window encodes:
- the LOC120059193 gene encoding uncharacterized protein LOC120059193 isoform X2: MSRVRTFVRNAVCSVLLSSCPRTCDSGFIINKCKCVPCPDGYYWYTLNGRPKCDFCTEACSVDRHLTQVKECHRDSNRECHCDRGFFCASTAQYTCRRCKPCVSGTFSNTANLAMSCKPHTVCGHKGMTMVTEGTASQDRVCAQTSPASPTTTAPPPAHSSKMSLRSAISSGVSTNRELLITGSASRLVWSPEDYPTAPMYKSVDRSSAVLIRSSLSQARRDPSISLPTKLTTRRKPCKVDSDTSPAESASAPPLTTKDNDSPHLPVPASRQSPPSLPLLLLIVGLLGVTLLLVGYFVGCRGRSLESMHKWKGPIFGKYICKESLRGSYKAWECQPCPAALQTASYKQAKLPQERIPHLEAQHLLGRETGGDPRREGTGSQPPGGMQNVSVDPSGGENISNIVGSIYIYSPGTVVLGSNKSEREGDQGESIGEGCPLTSKPQQESSYPLPWGSALGPERMSTPKDTCKELSYPVPATSN; this comes from the exons atgtcgcgtgtgcgcacatttgtacggaatgcg gtttgctctgtgttgttgtctagcTGTCCTCGTACCTGTGACTCAG GCTTCATCATTAACAAGTGTAAGTGTGTCCCTTGTCCCGATGGCTACTACTGGTACACGCTTAATGGCCGTCCTAAGTGTGACTTCTGTACTGAAGCCTGCTCAG TTGATCGGCACTTGACACAGGTGAAGGAATGCCACCGGGACTCAAACCGTGAGTGCCACTGTGACAGGGGCTTTTTCTGTGCCAGCACTGCCCAATATACCTGCAGGAGGTGTAAACCGTGCGTGTCTGGCACCTTCTCCAACACAGCAAACCTAGCCATGTCCTGCAAACCCCACACAGT TTGTGGCCATAAGGGAATGACCATGGTAACAGAGGGCACTGCCTCTCAGGATCGTGTGTGTGCCCAGACTTCCCCCGCCTCCCCTACAACTACTGCACCTCCACCTGCTCATAGCTCAAAGATGTCCCTTCGTTCTGCTATATCCAGTGGAGTCAGCACCAACAGAGAACTCCTCATCACGGGATCCGCATCTCGACTGGTTTGGTCTCCTGAGG ACTATCCTACAGCCCCAATGTACAAATCTGTAGACCGTTCATCAGCCGTTCTCATcaggtcctctctgtcccaaGCCAGGAGAgacccctccatctccctcccaacAAAGCTCACCACCAGGAGAAAGCCCTGCAAGGTGGACAGTGACACCTCACCTGCAGAGTCTGCCTCTGCACCCCCCCTTACCACAAAAGACAATG ACTCACCTCATCTACCAGTCCCAGCCTCTAGACAGAGCCCTCCCAGTCTCCCTTTGCTGCTGCTGATAGTTGGGCTCCTAGGGGTCACTCTGCTGCTGGTTGGTTACTTTGTGGGGTGTAGGGGGAGGTCACTGGAGTCCATGCACAAGTGGAAAG GTCCAATATTTGGGAAATAT ATTTGTAAGGAAAGTCTAAGAGGGAGCTATAAAGCGTGGGAGTGCCAGCCTTGTCCTGCTGCCCTACAGACGGCTTCCTATAAGCAGGCCAAGCTGCCACAGGAGAGAATCCCACACCTGGAGGCCCAGCATCTtctggggagggagactgggggaGATCCTAGACGGGAGGGTACAGGGTCGCAACCTCCAGGGGGCATGCAGAATGTCTCAGTAGACCCCTCTGGAGGAGAAAACATTAGCAACATAGTGG GGTCCATATACATCTACTCTCCAGGGACGGTTGTCCTGGGATCCAACAaatcagagagggagggggatcaAGGGGAGAGTATAGGAGAGGGCTGTCCCCTCACCAGCAAGCCCCAGCAGGAGTCCTCCTACCCCCTCCCTTGGGGCTCCGCTCTGGGGCCAGAGAGAATGAGTACGCCGAAGGATACCTGCAAAGAGCTGAGCTACCCCGTCCCAGCCACCAGCAATTGA
- the LOC120059193 gene encoding uncharacterized protein LOC120059193 isoform X1 — protein MDYQRCIISCPLRILCLFNLVCSVLLSSCPRTCDSGFIINKCKCVPCPDGYYWYTLNGRPKCDFCTEACSVDRHLTQVKECHRDSNRECHCDRGFFCASTAQYTCRRCKPCVSGTFSNTANLAMSCKPHTVCGHKGMTMVTEGTASQDRVCAQTSPASPTTTAPPPAHSSKMSLRSAISSGVSTNRELLITGSASRLVWSPEDYPTAPMYKSVDRSSAVLIRSSLSQARRDPSISLPTKLTTRRKPCKVDSDTSPAESASAPPLTTKDNDSPHLPVPASRQSPPSLPLLLLIVGLLGVTLLLVGYFVGCRGRSLESMHKWKGPIFGKYICKESLRGSYKAWECQPCPAALQTASYKQAKLPQERIPHLEAQHLLGRETGGDPRREGTGSQPPGGMQNVSVDPSGGENISNIVGSIYIYSPGTVVLGSNKSEREGDQGESIGEGCPLTSKPQQESSYPLPWGSALGPERMSTPKDTCKELSYPVPATSN, from the exons ATGGATTATCAGCGCTGTATTATCTCATGTCCTTTGAGAATACTTTGCCTTTTTAATCTG gtttgctctgtgttgttgtctagcTGTCCTCGTACCTGTGACTCAG GCTTCATCATTAACAAGTGTAAGTGTGTCCCTTGTCCCGATGGCTACTACTGGTACACGCTTAATGGCCGTCCTAAGTGTGACTTCTGTACTGAAGCCTGCTCAG TTGATCGGCACTTGACACAGGTGAAGGAATGCCACCGGGACTCAAACCGTGAGTGCCACTGTGACAGGGGCTTTTTCTGTGCCAGCACTGCCCAATATACCTGCAGGAGGTGTAAACCGTGCGTGTCTGGCACCTTCTCCAACACAGCAAACCTAGCCATGTCCTGCAAACCCCACACAGT TTGTGGCCATAAGGGAATGACCATGGTAACAGAGGGCACTGCCTCTCAGGATCGTGTGTGTGCCCAGACTTCCCCCGCCTCCCCTACAACTACTGCACCTCCACCTGCTCATAGCTCAAAGATGTCCCTTCGTTCTGCTATATCCAGTGGAGTCAGCACCAACAGAGAACTCCTCATCACGGGATCCGCATCTCGACTGGTTTGGTCTCCTGAGG ACTATCCTACAGCCCCAATGTACAAATCTGTAGACCGTTCATCAGCCGTTCTCATcaggtcctctctgtcccaaGCCAGGAGAgacccctccatctccctcccaacAAAGCTCACCACCAGGAGAAAGCCCTGCAAGGTGGACAGTGACACCTCACCTGCAGAGTCTGCCTCTGCACCCCCCCTTACCACAAAAGACAATG ACTCACCTCATCTACCAGTCCCAGCCTCTAGACAGAGCCCTCCCAGTCTCCCTTTGCTGCTGCTGATAGTTGGGCTCCTAGGGGTCACTCTGCTGCTGGTTGGTTACTTTGTGGGGTGTAGGGGGAGGTCACTGGAGTCCATGCACAAGTGGAAAG GTCCAATATTTGGGAAATAT ATTTGTAAGGAAAGTCTAAGAGGGAGCTATAAAGCGTGGGAGTGCCAGCCTTGTCCTGCTGCCCTACAGACGGCTTCCTATAAGCAGGCCAAGCTGCCACAGGAGAGAATCCCACACCTGGAGGCCCAGCATCTtctggggagggagactgggggaGATCCTAGACGGGAGGGTACAGGGTCGCAACCTCCAGGGGGCATGCAGAATGTCTCAGTAGACCCCTCTGGAGGAGAAAACATTAGCAACATAGTGG GGTCCATATACATCTACTCTCCAGGGACGGTTGTCCTGGGATCCAACAaatcagagagggagggggatcaAGGGGAGAGTATAGGAGAGGGCTGTCCCCTCACCAGCAAGCCCCAGCAGGAGTCCTCCTACCCCCTCCCTTGGGGCTCCGCTCTGGGGCCAGAGAGAATGAGTACGCCGAAGGATACCTGCAAAGAGCTGAGCTACCCCGTCCCAGCCACCAGCAATTGA